Proteins from one Vicugna pacos chromosome 25, VicPac4, whole genome shotgun sequence genomic window:
- the LOC140689123 gene encoding olfactory receptor 2C3-like, protein MVEVAIGSSPEVFVLLGFSERPSLEPVLFVIVSGIYVVSVLGNSTIILLSCMDVHLHTPVYFFLVNLSFLDISFTTSIVPQLLVNLWGPQKTIRYGGCVAQFYISHWLGATECILLAVMSYDRYAAICRPLHYTVVIHPRLCRSLAFASWLGGLTTSMVGSTLTMLLPLCGNNHIDHFFCEMPLIMQLACVDTSFNEVEMYVASVIFVVLPLGLILVSYSRVAWAVLKIRSAEVWRKALNTCSSHVAVVALFYGRIIFMYLQPAKSNSHEQGKFIALFYTIVTPMLNPLIYTLRNKDVKKALRHIVLENRCGFGGTRGHI, encoded by the coding sequence ATGGTGGAAGTAGCCATTGGGAGTTCTCCAGAAGTCTTTGTGCTTCTGGGCTTCTCTGAACGACCCTCGCTAGAACCTGTCCTTTTCGTCATTGTCTCAGGGATTTATGTGGTGTCCGTCTTGGGCAACAGCACCATCATTCTGCTTTCCTGTATGGATGTGCACCTCCACACCCCTGTGTACTTCTTTCTTGTCAACCTTTCCTTCCTGGACATTAGCTTCACCACGAGCATCGTCCCACAACTCCTGGTCAACCTCTGGGGTCCACAGAAGACCATCCGCTATGGAGGCTGTGTGGCCCAGTTCTATATCTCCCACTGGTTGGGGGCGACTGAATGTATCCTCCTGGCAGTCATGTCTTACGATCGCTACGCTGCCATCTGCAGGCCACTCCACTACACTGTCGTCATACATCCACGGCTTTGCCGCAGCCTGGCCTTTGCCTCATGGCTCGGGGGTCTGACCACCAGCATGGTTGGTTCCACGCTCACTATGCTCCTGCCTCTGTGTGGGAACAATCACATTGATCACTTCTTCTGTGAGATGCCCCTCATTATGCAACTGGCATGTGTGGACACCAGCTTCAATGAAGTGGAGATGTATGTGGCCAGTGTCATCTTTGTCGTCTTGCCTCTGGGTCTCATCCTGGTCTCATACAGCCGTGTTGCCTGGGCTGTGTTGAAGATCAGGTCAGCAGAGGTGTGGAGAAAGGCACTCAACACCTGCTCTTCCCACGTGGCAGTAGTGGCTCTGTTTTATGGGAGAATCATTTTCATGTATCTCCAGCCAGCCAAGAGCAACTCTCACGAGCAAGGCAAGTTCATAGCCCTCTTCTATACCATCGTCACCCCGATGTTGAACCCCCTGATTTACACGCTGAGGAACAAGGATGTGAAGAAGGCTCTTAGGCACATTGTCTTAGAGAACCGCTGTGGTTTTGGAGGGACACGAGGGCATATTTAG